Below is a window of Pocillopora verrucosa isolate sample1 chromosome 6, ASM3666991v2, whole genome shotgun sequence DNA.
ACATCTGAtcgattaatttttgttattgtaagAATTTACGGGTTTTGCTAGTGTTTTACCGTTTTAAGTTAAGGTAACATTGTAACTTGAATAAGGTGGGGCCTATCGTCTTTTTGAACTATGCGTTAATCCAAAATTATTCATACAAATAGGCGAGGTGCCTCAACAGATTCGGGCACGAGGGCGTTTGGCTTTACGGGCCTACAAAAAGGCCCTGTTAGAGGGGAGGACATGTACCAAACGCGTGCCAATCATGTTGATTGGGCAGGACCGCTCCGGAAAAACCAGCTTGGCGAAATCTCTCAAAGGAGAGCGATTCAACCCAGAGGAGGACAGTACCGTAGGCATAGACGTTGATCCTTCTCATTTCAAAGTGTCAACTGAGATTTGGAAACCAGGAGAGAAAGACGAACAACGAAATGTTGAGAGGGCATGTTCTTATGCGCATCATGCAGCGCGATTGATCGTTCAAAATTTGAGTGTGGAAGAAAGCGCTCCCAAAGAGCAGGTGGAATCAGTCGAGATAGGTGTGAGCGAAGATATCGTTTCAACATCATGTGCACGAGATGAGAATGTGGCAGATAGCTGTTCACAATCTGAAGAGGACATATATTCCGTACCTGCAGCTTCAGTGGCATCTAGTATAACCAGCCACGACTCTGCCTCCAACTCCGAGTCTGATGATTTACCTGAGGATTCAGTTTACATCTCTATGTCACAAGATCACACAATCAGCGATCAAAGCCCTGCTGGCGATATCCAAACTGTGCCAGATGATGTTGCAAGTTTAGTTGAGGTTTTCTTGCGCGAAGATAAGGACTTAGAACGCGAAGAGGATATATACTCCGTTTTGTGGGATTTTGGCGGACAGACAGTTTACTATACTACCCACCCACTCTTCCTTACGTCGAGAGCAATATACCTTTTGGTGAATGACCTCAGCCGGCACCTGCACGATAAAGCCAAATCAGCTATGAAACAAGGAATGTTCACGAAATTACAGGACAGCTTTCGTTTGAAAACGAATGCCGATTATCTTGATTTTTGGATGTCATCTGTTGCATCTCTCGCCATTCAGGACGAAAGTCATTCTAAAAAGACGAAATCTGACTTGTTGCCTGAACTTCCACCGGTATTTTTAGTGTGCACTCACGCTGACAAACCTTGTGATGGAGGAGATCCTCGTGAGCTGGGCAGGATGGTATTTGGCCACCTACAGACCAAACCCTACAAGACGCACCTACATGATGTCTTTATTGTGGATAATACCAAGTCTGGCCATGAATTGGAATGTCCGGAAGTCTTACGCTTGCGCCAGGAAATACGTGCCGTCGCCAAGGAGCTACCCCACATGAAAGAAGCAGTTCCAATCAGGTGGCTTAAGTTTGAAAGAGAAATGCAAGCCAAGAAAGATGATGGCAACAAGTGGATTTCCCTCGAAGAGGCAAAAGAAATTGCTTGGGAGGTGTGTGACGTTTCTGACGACGAAGAATTGAGAACTTTACTAAATTTTTTGCATGATCAAAGAGTTTTAATACACTTTGATGACACTCCAGAGCTGAGTAAAATGGTAGTCTTGGACACTCAGTGGTTGATCAATGTTTTTAAGGAGGTTATTACCATTCGGCCATTTGACAGCAAggagaaaaaattcaaagagctCTGGTCTAGGCTTGAAAAAGAAGGAGTCTTGGAGGAGCCTCTTTTAGAACATGTTTGGGGTCCTTTATATCGCAAAGAGGATACTTGCCAAAGTCTCGTTGCTATCATGGAGAAGTTCAGTTTACTTTGCTCTTGGCCTTCTTCGGGTGGCTCATGTGGTAAGCAGTACCTAGTGCCTTCCATGTTAATGTCACACCCACCCGATGAAATAATGGAGCTGATTGCATCTGCAGaaattccttctctttttcttaaatttgagACTGGACAAGTTCCACCTGGCTTGTTTCCCCGATTGGTGCTGCAGGTTTTACAGTGGTGCAAACAAGAATGTGCCAGCCCAGAGCAACCTCAGCTATACCAAAATTTTGTCAGAATTTATCATTCTGAAGAAGTAAATTGCTCCGTAATCCTTCTGTGCCATATGTCATCAATTGAAGTCGTTGTTCATAGAGGCAATGGCGGTGACGAGGTGGCACAACGTTCTAAGTCTGCGATTAGTTCGCCTGTAAATAGTAACCATGACCCCTTTGCTTGTGCAGTACTGAGGCAACTCGAATTGATGCTTGAGTCCATGCGAGGGGAATTCTGTTGGCTACAGAATATGAAATATGAAGTGAGTTTCTTGTGCCCTGTTTGTTGTCAAGGAGGTGTCGTCAGCTACTACTGCACACATCGTACAAAAGGTTGCAAGCAAGAAGAATGCTTGCACTTCTGGCCCGAGTCAGAGTTGTGCAGCGGAAAGAAGATCATAGCTTGCACCAGATCTGCAGTTGCCACGACGAACAGAGTGTTGGTGAAAGACTTCGAGCCTTGGTTTTCTCCTATGAGAAATCAGGTAAATAATTGTAGATAACACGTGACCGTTTTGGGAGGTGAATTCCTTTTTGTAAAGATTAACAGAAAACTTGTAGACGTTGTATTTGTCATAAAAAAAGATGAGATGAGACCACGAACGCTTACTGAAAGCGGCAGAAGTCGGGTCCATAGAGATGATAAAGGCACTTGTGTTTTGTTTAAGTTGTAACAGTTAAGAGATCAGAAATATTCATTGTTTCCTTAAAATAAGCCAAGTAATCATCCTATCACACTTGCCTAAGGTAACTCTTGTAATGAATATCAAACAAAATGTTCCTCATTAAACGTACAACAGTTCAGAAATGTTGCATTTACATGATGATGTTTAATTCTCCTTCTTTCTTTATAACAGCTGAAAGGTGATAAATGTGATGGCGGAAACTTAGCGTCAGTTGAAGGTAACATTACTGTATAAGTTTTTTGATGGTTCTCAATAGAtaacagaaagggaaaaaaaattcattttggttGAAAATACATTTCATTTGACAGACCTGAAGAGACAAATAGTACATGGCTGAGAAATTGTCaccttttatttgttttaagacGATGAGGAAACCTTTTCTGCTGACGAGGATCATTACACATTACTGCATAAGTTTTTTGATGGTTCTCAATAGAtaacagaaagggaaaaaaattcattttggttGAAAATACATTTCATTTGACAGACCTGAAGAGACAAATAGTACATGGCTGAGAAATTgtcacattttatttgttttaagacTATGAGGAAACCTTTTCTGCTGACGAGGTTCAGCAAATCCGTTTAACACAACAGCGAGACGACCAAACTATTTCGCCACAACTAAAGGGGAGTCTGCAGCTGGAGGGAGCCTGTCCTGATACCCCGGACTTTGATTCCAAAAGTGGTGAAATGTTGCCTAATCTAGGTAAAACTACTGATGAGTGTATCTGATACTTCCCCTTTGggatttttttatataaatatatgagCTAAAAATATTCGCTATTTTATCCAAACATAATAAGAATAAATTATATGGAAAGGTTCCAGGTTACATTCGTGTAACTTTGCTGGTATCGTGTTAGGATATTGTGTAATTACTAATGTGCTGAAAATCTCCGAAGCAGTCGTCAATAACTTCTGAAGAACTTATGCTgtgaaaacatttatttgaaatatcatTGATTTATGACTggtcttttccttttgttttttctaagcAACCACCGAAATTTGCCTACCTGGTAATGTTGAACAATCCCTTCTGTCAGCGTCGTGGGATGCCAAAGAGATTGTTCATCAACTCAAGGAGAATCTGCCACTAAACAAAGACGTTCTTGAGAGGCCAGACGATGACACCAAGAAAATAATCCGCAGTCTGGCACACATAGCAAAAGATTTAAAGAGGCTTGATGTCTTCGAACATTTAAGAGAGATTACACCGGCTGGAACCACTGGTTAGTTACTTATATTGCGAAACCTATCTTGCCATGAAGCTATGGGATACGTGAGAATGCTGcagaaatcaaatcaaaatcacgAAGAAAACATAAACTCCTAGAATTTTCTTATTTGACAACCACCTACGAAGCAGATGTTTGACCCAACGAACAACATTTTCTAACTCTCTTCATTAAGCGTTAGCAGACTTACTAGCCGTGTCCCGAAGAAAGACTGACTAGTAATG
It encodes the following:
- the LOC131783593 gene encoding uncharacterized protein isoform X1, which produces MASRPQDLFKFPQRAEKTEESNPSNNEKQRLEWSPGTRVVGKSDFKGETADELPFRKGEILVIRNVTEDPYWYRVVNCTGRTGIISCNFVRELNPVELKPLSHRWFHGNIRRIEAERLLNPCEDGMFLIRNNGEFKGDYTLSVCYANKIEHYRIRRTDEGKLTAGNDVFLESLFEFVEHYSRSADGLCTRLAKPLHRGTFDTGISRSSFDEGGWEIDRSCLYSGDCIRRGDFGDIFQAEYLDHKVAVKKCLAHRYQDVQAFLIEAAIMTNLQHRNIVTLLGVSLDEKPFYLVTEFCAKGNLSEFLSRTGSGTLQEDDLVRLAQDVAGGMKYLQSKDVVHRGLMARNILIDEDGTAKVSEFGLAQVSSLSSQRKNTSDKWTAPEAIRRGIFSSQSDVWSYGVLLWELFSFGENPYSDVPADHLVDKIERGHRMECPKGCNTVIYGMMSNCWDIDPMERPNFKEICELLANFYNGEVPQQIRARGRLALRAYKKALLEGRTCTKRVPIMLIGQDRSGKTSLAKSLKGERFNPEEDSTVGIDVDPSHFKVSTEIWKPGEKDEQRNVERACSYAHHAARLIVQNLSVEESAPKEQVESVEIGVSEDIVSTSCARDENVADSCSQSEEDIYSVPAASVASSITSHDSASNSESDDLPEDSVYISMSQDHTISDQSPAGDIQTVPDDVASLVEVFLREDKDLEREEDIYSVLWDFGGQTVYYTTHPLFLTSRAIYLLVNDLSRHLHDKAKSAMKQGMFTKLQDSFRLKTNADYLDFWMSSVASLAIQDESHSKKTKSDLLPELPPVFLVCTHADKPCDGGDPRELGRMVFGHLQTKPYKTHLHDVFIVDNTKSGHELECPEVLRLRQEIRAVAKELPHMKEAVPIRWLKFEREMQAKKDDGNKWISLEEAKEIAWEVCDVSDDEELRTLLNFLHDQRVLIHFDDTPELSKMVVLDTQWLINVFKEVITIRPFDSKEKKFKELWSRLEKEGVLEEPLLEHVWGPLYRKEDTCQSLVAIMEKFSLLCSWPSSGGSCGKQYLVPSMLMSHPPDEIMELIASAEIPSLFLKFETGQVPPGLFPRLVLQVLQWCKQECASPEQPQLYQNFVRIYHSEEVNCSVILLCHMSSIEVVVHRGNGGDEVAQRSKSAISSPVNSNHDPFACAVLRQLELMLESMRGEFCWLQNMKYEVSFLCPVCCQGGVVSYYCTHRTKGCKQEECLHFWPESELCSGKKIIACTRSAVATTNRVLVKDFEPWFSPMRNQLKGDKCDGGNLASVEDYEETFSADEVQQIRLTQQRDDQTISPQLKGSLQLEGACPDTPDFDSKSGEMLPNLATTEICLPGNVEQSLLSASWDAKEIVHQLKENLPLNKDVLERPDDDTKKIIRSLAHIAKDLKRLDVFEHLREITPAGTTGPLLPENLPVQHMPITKARDLSIRLAGGDEWMELAEGLGLTPEEIRFLDKRTLNPMEAALSFIAKQRFLSVGELYELLNERDFPMLADLL
- the LOC131783593 gene encoding uncharacterized protein isoform X2 — translated: MASRPQDLFKFPQRAEKTEESNPSNNEKQRLEWSPGTRVVGKSDFKGETADELPFRKGEILVIRNVTEDPYWYRVVNCTGRTGIISCNFVRELNPVELKPLSHRWFHGNIRRIEAERLLNPCEDGMFLIRNNGEFKGDYTLSVCYANKIEHYRIRRTDEGKLTAGNDVFLESLFEFVEHYSRSADGLCTRLAKPLHRGTFDTGISRSSFDEGGWEIDRSCLYSGDCIRRGDFGDIFQAEYLDHKVAVKKCLAHRYQDVQAFLIEAAIMTNLQHRNIVTLLGVSLDEKPFYLVTEFCAKGNLSEFLSRTGSGTLQEDDLVRLAQDVAGGMKYLQSKDVVHRGLMARNILIDEDGTAKVSEFGLAQIFSSQSDVWSYGVLLWELFSFGENPYSDVPADHLVDKIERGHRMECPKGCNTVIYGMMSNCWDIDPMERPNFKEICELLANFYNGEVPQQIRARGRLALRAYKKALLEGRTCTKRVPIMLIGQDRSGKTSLAKSLKGERFNPEEDSTVGIDVDPSHFKVSTEIWKPGEKDEQRNVERACSYAHHAARLIVQNLSVEESAPKEQVESVEIGVSEDIVSTSCARDENVADSCSQSEEDIYSVPAASVASSITSHDSASNSESDDLPEDSVYISMSQDHTISDQSPAGDIQTVPDDVASLVEVFLREDKDLEREEDIYSVLWDFGGQTVYYTTHPLFLTSRAIYLLVNDLSRHLHDKAKSAMKQGMFTKLQDSFRLKTNADYLDFWMSSVASLAIQDESHSKKTKSDLLPELPPVFLVCTHADKPCDGGDPRELGRMVFGHLQTKPYKTHLHDVFIVDNTKSGHELECPEVLRLRQEIRAVAKELPHMKEAVPIRWLKFEREMQAKKDDGNKWISLEEAKEIAWEVCDVSDDEELRTLLNFLHDQRVLIHFDDTPELSKMVVLDTQWLINVFKEVITIRPFDSKEKKFKELWSRLEKEGVLEEPLLEHVWGPLYRKEDTCQSLVAIMEKFSLLCSWPSSGGSCGKQYLVPSMLMSHPPDEIMELIASAEIPSLFLKFETGQVPPGLFPRLVLQVLQWCKQECASPEQPQLYQNFVRIYHSEEVNCSVILLCHMSSIEVVVHRGNGGDEVAQRSKSAISSPVNSNHDPFACAVLRQLELMLESMRGEFCWLQNMKYEVSFLCPVCCQGGVVSYYCTHRTKGCKQEECLHFWPESELCSGKKIIACTRSAVATTNRVLVKDFEPWFSPMRNQLKGDKCDGGNLASVEDYEETFSADEVQQIRLTQQRDDQTISPQLKGSLQLEGACPDTPDFDSKSGEMLPNLATTEICLPGNVEQSLLSASWDAKEIVHQLKENLPLNKDVLERPDDDTKKIIRSLAHIAKDLKRLDVFEHLREITPAGTTGPLLPENLPVQHMPITKARDLSIRLAGGDEWMELAEGLGLTPEEIRFLDKRTLNPMEAALSFIAKQRFLSVGELYELLNERDFPMLADLL